From Acipenser ruthenus chromosome 23, fAciRut3.2 maternal haplotype, whole genome shotgun sequence, the proteins below share one genomic window:
- the LOC117398396 gene encoding protein canopy homolog 3-like, whose translation METICQRLMHYNLHKERTGSNRFAKCYVMVEQNEDVIEDWYRKHQDEDLTTYLCEKHVLMGENQECLDEVWTSKKGETAAIDEKKKKKKKGTNNDKENNKKKSKGRKKKTSDLETERRDRAEDFTSD comes from the exons ATGGAGACAATTTGTCAGAGGCTCATGCATTATAATTTGCACAAAGAAAGAACAGGAAGCAACCGATTTGCAAAG TGTTATGTGATGGTGGAGCAGAATGAAGATGTAATTGAAGACTGGTATAGGAAACATCAGGATGAGGATCTCACCACTTACCTGTGTGAAAAGCATGTACTGATGGGGGAAAACCAAG AGTGCTTGGATGAAGTTTGGACTTCAAAAAAGGGCGAAACGGCAGCTATTgatgaaaagaagaagaaaaagaagaaaggaaCAAATAATGACAAGGAGAACAACAAAAAGAAGAGCAAGGGAAGGAAAAAGAAGACGAGTGACCTGGAGACTGAGAGAAGGGACAGAGCAGAGGATTTTACATCTGACTAA